DNA sequence from the Rhizoctonia solani chromosome 14, complete sequence genome:
AGCAGACCATTTTAGGAGACCAATTATTTCTAAAATCCTTATGGAAAGACACCCATTCTATGTCTTTCTAAAGGGGGCCCTATGGCTTGTTATACAATATAATATTATTAAGCACTTGCCAGTGAATTGCTATACAGATTTTCAAATTGTTACTTTTTTGCGTCAACAGAGTGATTACTAGCTGAGAGTTTTGATGCTTTCAGACGGAACACCTTCCTCTGTGAGCTTCCACCTCCTGTGACTACTGAGTGCCCAGATGTAGTAGGTGCTGTGGAGCTAGACCCAGGCTGTAATTGCAACAGCTGCTCCGGTGTAGCAGTAGCTGCTCTTGGCTGCGCACTTCCAGATGGCCTGGGAACAATTGGTGCTTGTCTTGAAGAGCTACCACTGGCAGCTGGATCTGTACGTGTTGGCATGCTGCTTGGTGGATCCATGGACGGTGCTGTGCGCTTCTTGGCTGGCGCCAATATTGGCCCTTGAACAGATAACGTGTGTCAACCTTGGCAGAAAATGTGTTTAAATGAATCCATACCTGTCGCAGATAAAGGCTGACTTGGCTGTGCTGTTGCCGCAGCCACCAATGACGGgtcagaagaagagtgaCCAAGTCTTGCCTTTTTTGCATGGAACTTAGTCTTTTGTTGACTACTGGCCACCATTGTCCGGCCACCAATGGCATTTGGTGTAGTGGTAGGTACACCCTGGGATACTTCACAACGTTAATATTCTCTTTGCACTCCGCAATCAATATCCAAGAAGAACTTACTCAACAACTCATCAGTCTGTTCTGTGCTTCCTGTTGATAAtgttggaagaggttgcatgctctgtgttgtagggactactGTCAGAATACGTTGCTCCTGATCAGCAATGGTCAAACTTTATCTAGGCTGGAGCAACGTACAATTGCTTGAGGGAGCACCAGAAACCTGCGATCCCAGTGCCTTGGCTAGGGCTAGCTTTTGAACAGCATTTGCATCTTGAGAGTATTGTTCATTTTGGCTTTTTCTCTTGCGTGGCCCAGCTTTGGAAGTGGATGGTTTTGTACCCTTTGTTGAAGGGACTGCAGGGATCTCCTCCAAGTCAAGCTCATCGTGATCATTGGAGTGTGGCTGAGCAATTTCCAAGTACACAGTTTGCAAGGTTCTTTGCGAGCTCAGGAAATGGTTAGAGAGCTGTGCCTTACTATCTGCGTAAACATTCAGGGCCAGATCAATTCCCTCTGGCGCCATGATGTTGTATACAGCTACATCTCGCAGCTGCCCAGGGCGATCAACGCGACCCATGATTTGGTCAAGCTCAAGCCCAGACCAAACACTGCTCTGCAGATGGGAAAATTGTTAGACAAACTGAGTGATGCAAACATTGAGCCATACATACTACGATGATCACAACTGAGGCTTCCACCAAGTTGAGACCAGCTGAGCCTACATTGCTGATGATCATGATTCGGCATGATGGGTCGTTGGCAAACTTCTCAACAGACCGTTGACGCTTGGTGGTAGCCATAGAGCCGTTGTACGTCACATAGTCTTTTTCTTTGAGAGTGAGCATCTGATATAATTTTCAGTCATCAAACGTGAAGCTACAAATCACTTGCAAGAAATAAGAGCACTGACCTTTGCAATGAGTGCTTGGTGCTGCTGAAATTCCACGTATATGAGAAACTTCCGCGGCTTCTTGCTGGGCAAAGGTTCTTGCACAAGCCTTGCTTTATCTAGCGTACCATCCTCAAGCAATGCAACGGGCTTGGGGTTGCCAATCCAGAACCACTCAATCAATCCCATGACACATTGCATCCTTGTGGACATCTTCTGGGGCAGATTCTCCACTGTCCAGTCGTCGGTGACTTTGTTTGTCAAGGTACCACGATCAAGCTCCTGAGCCTGCTCTTCCAGCCGTAGCGCTCCCAGCTTAGCCAGCATGCCAGCAAACTTCTGTTCTATCAGGAAGTTCTGATTTGAGATTTGTAAGTGTTGGTGTAATCAGCTTATATGGGAAAGCAAATTTGACTCACATGCCACCTGACATTCTTGCAATCGCTCCGTTCCACCTCCCCCTGTGCCTGAGACCCATTCCATGCATTCTCATctacatcctcatcctcatcgtcACCCACATTGTCCTGCGCTcgctttcttttttgtctcttGGCAGCCTTAGCCTTTTGCGCCAGTTTTGTTCTGTTATAAATCATCAACAAAGTCAGTTGTTGTGTGATAGAATACGGAGACAGGAGATTATATCTGAGAGAAAGGCAAAAAAGGGTGAGACATACTTTTTGCTCTTCTGCTGTGTGTGCTCTTGATTGATGACCCGTTGCAtttccttctcttcttcattcATGGGTGCCCAAGCAATGAACTTCTGTACAAACGGGAGATCCAAGATTCGTCTGCCCAAATAGTCTAAGGACTCATTTGTGCGACGAATCATGatggggagaagaagcaagCGCAACATGTTTAGTGGCTGCTTTGAGACATGAATCATATGGAGGATGCTCCGCTGGTCCTCAGCCTGGTACTTgctttccagttcttccttgatcttaGCAGCGCGGGGGTCGTACAAGGGAATTTTGGCAAGTAAAAGTGCCGCTTGAAGCTCCCTTTCTACTGTGGCTTGAATTACCGCTGTGCTTGTAAGCCTCCAACTTTCATTACCAGTTGACAGCATTTCCTGCATCTCGTTCCAGACCTGAACTCCTTGCtcaccaagcaatggctggtAGCGCAGGTTCCGTCCAAGAGCAAGCAGGCACTAGTACGCACAGGCGTAATGTAATGTCAATGATGCGCTGGTGTATAACATAGTCAAATGACTTACTTTGAGCGATGTAAACAATGGTGTGGCGGTTGCTCCAATCACCAAGGACGAGGACTGAGTAATGAGCTGAACCCCTCGTTGAGTGTGACTGCTGTTTCGGAGATTGTGTATCTCGTCCACAGCTGCCACCCGAAAGCGCATTCCAAAGAGTGAGCCTGCATTGCTGATCCCTGCCTTGAAAGCAGGTGTCTCGCCCTTAGCTTCGTACTCCCTTGCATCTTTACCCTTGAATGCAGGAGGGAGCTGTAAGCACCGTTTTGCTTCCTTTGCAATAGCCTGATAAGGTCACCGGATTTATTTAATAGTTCTACCAGCATAGTCAATGAATGTACACTTACCGATAGGTCTGCAATGATAACCACTCGCCCTGCATGCTCCAAGTCTCGTCCAGCTGCAGCGCGGTATGGACCTGTTGGGTCACTGCAGAAGCTCTCAAGGGTGCCGCTCTCAACTGAGTACCGGACAGGAACAAAACTACCAAGCTGGGTAAACTTCTTCCATTGCTCCATCCATTGATTGCCAAGTGTCCGCGGAGTAATGACAATTGATGGCAAATTTGGTATGGTCTTTTGGCCTGCAAAGTATGGCGAGCTTCGCTCTACAGGTCACAGAGTCAGAGTCAACCAAACAGCACATCAGCCACACAAACGCCACTCACCTTGGATAAACATGGGTGTTGCAAGACGCTCTTTGGCTGGCAGTTCCTGTTGCTTATAGTAATGTTGGATCATGCTAATGACCCCAATGATTTGCACCGTCTTTCCAAGTCCAACATTGTCGCACAGTAAAGTTGGTTGGGCGCAATCGCCCACTCTCTGTGTGAAAGCGCCTTCCAAGATTCTGAGAGTGCCTACAACTTGATGCCAAAACGGCACCGCACGAGTTTTGGCCAGTGGAGCCATGTCTTTGGCGCTTTCACCAGTGCCAGGCTCTGCAAACGGGAACTGATCCACACCTGGCAGTCCTAGCTGGGCCCACAAAGCCTCCGTGGACAAGGACTTGAGATGCGATACCCCAATATCCTTGCACCCATCCACCAAACTGTGGAGACCAGAGACACCAACTGTAGGGATAGGAAGTTCGGACTCGTCAAGACAGCCAACTCCATAGCAGTACTCCTCAACATAGTAAGCATAGGCAGCCTGCATTTCTTCTTCGCTTGGACCATCTTGAGTTGACTTGCTTTTAGATTTTGACGCCGCTGGTTCAAGAGTTCCTATaagcaaataacttaaacacAGGCTGGTTGGTACTCACTCAGATCATCCTCAAGacttccaaacccaagactCGACCATAACTGCTTCAGCGTACGTTCCCTGGACAGGAAGTGAAGCTCATCAACCTCCTTTGTCCCTATTGCTATCTTCCGCCAATCAGTCAAAGCCCTTGTTGCGTCACGCAATGCCTTGGGGGATCTGAGCCTTTGAGCATCTATTATAACAATCCATTAGCTTGGCGTTTTTCGTGAAGCTTGGCTTGCTTACCTTCCAGTTTGCTGTCGACCTTTTGCATTCTAGCACATGATGTGGTTACCTTACGCTTTAAGCTCCGCGCAAGGTTCTCATACTTGCGCTGTGCAAAGCAACGAATTGTAGGGATCAGCTCTGGGACAACAGTCCCACGACTGCTGACCCCTGCATCGCCAAATAGGGCTCGAGCCAAAGCTGCTTGCACATCTCGTTCTTCTAGCCTTGCATGGGTGTCAGCTATAGGCACCTGATGCTCAAGCACACGTTTGGTAGCTGGACGTTCCTGCGTGTATGATTGTGGTCAAATACTGAGACGTACTCGGTCATGTAAAACTCACCCTGTTTAAGCTTCTGTCATCCTTCCAGAGATCGGCAGGAGTAGCCCCAATCTTTCCCAAAGTCTCCTCCACTTGATTCATGACGCCGCCCTTCCTGTtgattgcagccaatacCAGGTTGCGATACGCAGCATACCCATAAGGGTCCGGGCCACCTTTCTCGCCTCGAGTAGTGGACTTGATTGTCTCGCGGATTGGTATCTTCCTCACATAATCCGCCTTCCAGGTATCCCAGAAATATTGCAGGAAGCGTTCTGCAGCCTGACGCTCATGGAGCCCAAGTGCCTTCCGGCGATTTTCGGTGATCGAGGCGATTGAAGACTCGGGCATGGTGAGGCCCAGTTCCTTGCTTGAATCCAACTGCGGGTCACTGTCGCCAACTACATCAATCTCAGCATCGTAATAGTCCTCACTACCCTTTAGAGGAAACAGCCCAAAAAGCTCCCTCCACACGTTGCTTGTCCAGGGAGGGCAGGTTAACGGGTGTGACTCGTTCATAGCAGCAGCTTCGAACAGGTAGAGAACGGAGTGGGCAACGGGAGTCAAAGGCATGGTGAGGATCTAAGTGTGATGAAAAGGATAAATGTGAGATAGTGGTGATAGACTGCTAAGTAGCTCAAGTAGTAGCTGGGACTGCAAAGATCACGTTTGGGGGTATTGCTACCTGCGAGCATTGGTTCTTTTGTATCATGGCCTCCAGGATTACAATCACATGTCTCATGGCGATCATAAGAAAGTGCTACCTTGTCTCAGACTTTGTCTGCTGGATCCTCAAAGCTCGCtgtcatgccaagccaatcaatACCGTTAAAGGAAGCAGTTTTTAGCTAAGGCATTACCCATATTAGGCATCTCAGCCGTATTCAATCTTTGGCTGTCCGTATCTACATTTGATTCTCTCAAGTGGGAACCCCCACAGCCAAAATTAACTGATGACAGTCAGATTGCAGATTGTTTGAGCTAAGATAAATGCGGGGGTAAATTAAGTTTCAGTGCAAGGCTTGGATCATCTTGGAACGATTCCCCGTGCCTTGGAATCATGTATAAAATatgttcttttcttttgaAGGCTTGATGAACAACAACCGTGGATGTTCGCTCAATTGTCGGTTTCAAGAATTCATTTTGTTTTTAATCAATTCTATCATGTGGCGGAATAAGGTTTGTCACCTTATTAAGATCCAATGTTTCCTTTCTAACTTCGTTACTCACCTTTCCAGAATTAGAGAAATGCTGCTCACGTCATGCTGGACGCTTGCACGCAAATACTTTATCAGCAGTGCTTGCAGAAAAAAGTGCAATATTGGGTTCAATAGTTCCATTGTTGAAAGGCTTGCGTCAAGACCTAAGGTACTGGTCTTAAGGGTTGTGGCGCACCGCTGGTGCCAACATTTGACAGGCACATTCTAGAACAGGCACTATGGCAGCTCAAATTAAACAGTCTCTTTTGTTGAGTTCCGCAGTCCGGTAGTGAAACACAGCCTATTGAGTACGGAAACGCAAGACAGACACACCCAACCCTGGTAAATGATATCCATGCGCAGACCATTATGAGCAATCACACAACCTTGACGCAACATGTGATCAGCAGTGCGGGGACATGCAATCAATACTGATCTTGGTTTGACATGAGATTCGCCATGTATTTCATGGCGACAAGTGATACGGTATCATGGCTTAATCAATCAGGATTTCGCATGGCTGACTGCTCTTATGTCTGTACCTGAGGCCGTGGATATGACAATCAGTCTTGGTAAATTCCTTTTGACCAATAACGTTATTTGTGCGGTTGTTCATCTGATTTTGGTTTGATTGATTATAAGTACTCTGAAGCTCACAGAAGACCATCTAACTAACGGGTTTTACCTTGAAGCCAACTTCTCTCCTCTTGATCTTTGTACCTTCTGCTTTTCTCAACCATGTCTTCGCGCTATTCATCTCCAAACTATACCGAGGACGAGGCAACCTTTGAAACTGATAAAAGGGAGCAGATCGACAAGAACTTACCCGAGATCAAGCTGGTGACGCTTAGGGAGTGGCTGGCATTTGGCTTCGCTTGGACCGTGAGTCAACGCCTGAGCTCCGAGATGCGTTTGGCTTGTGTAGCCATTTCTATGATCCAGAGTCAAGGAGGCTGCGACGCGCTCAAATTACCTTCAACGATTGCCGCCCGCTGAATAACCAAACTGTCCATCAACTTGCGGATGTTGACTCAATGATTGGCGTCTTTCCAAGAACATGCCTTTGATTCCTGTACCCACTCTCAAGACTGTCAAGTATTACATGATGAGAAGCAAATCGTATACTCTTACCTCTGACCTCCATATTGGGCCAGTCAAAGTATTGATGGATGACCGTACTTTAGTAAGCAATCCCCACATACACTCATTATCATTAGCATACCACTCACCATGTTTTGCTTTGATTTAGGACATGCATATACACAAAGTGCCCAACATTCGattcttggatttgggagATAATGGAATGTTCCGCTTGCACTTCCCGCTTTTGGGATCAACCGGTAACAACATGTACCTGGGTGACTCCCAAATGGCTCAGCTCTACGACTTGGCGTTTCATCCAGCAGCTCTTCAAACCCTCCCGGAGGATTTAGTACGAGAATGGCCTGGCACCTATGAGGACAAGAAGTTCA
Encoded proteins:
- a CDS encoding SNF2 family amino-terminal protein, yielding MPLTPVAHSVLYLFEAAAMNESHPLTCPPWTSNVWRELFGLFPLKGSEDYYDAEIDVVGDSDPQLDSSKELGLTMPESSIASITENRRKALGLHERQAAERFLQYFWDTWKADYVRKIPIRETIKSTTRGEKGGPDPYGYAAYRNLVLAAINRKGGVMNQVEETLGKIGATPADLWKDDRSLNRERPATKRVLEHQVPIADTHARLEERDVQAALARALFGDAGVSSRGTVVPELIPTIRCFAQRKYENLARSLKRKVTTSCARMQKVDSKLEDAQRLRSPKALRDATRALTDWRKIAIGTKEVDELHFLSRERTLKQLWSSLGFGSLEDDLTASKSKSKSTQDGPSEEEMQAAYAYYVEEYCYGVGCLDESELPIPTVGVSGLHSLVDGCKDIGVSHLKSLSTEALWAQLGLPGVDQFPFAEPGTGESAKDMAPLAKTRAVPFWHQVVGTLRILEGAFTQRVGDCAQPTLLCDNVGLGKTVQIIGVISMIQHYYKQQELPAKERLATPMFIQERSSPYFAGQKTIPNLPSIVITPRTLGNQWMEQWKKFTQLGSFVPVRYSVESGTLESFCSDPTGPYRAAAGRDLEHAGRVVIIADLSAIAKEAKRCLQLPPAFKGKDAREYEAKGETPAFKAGISNAGSLFGMRFRVAAVDEIHNLRNSSHTQRGVQLITQSSSLVIGATATPLFTSLKCLLALGRNLRYQPLLGEQGVQVWNEMQEMLSTGNESWRLTSTAVIQATVERELQAALLLAKIPLYDPRAAKIKEELESKYQAEDQRSILHMIHVSKQPLNMLRLLLLPIMIRRTNESLDYLGRRILDLPFVQKFIAWAPMNEEEKEMQRVINQEHTQQKSKKTKLAQKAKAAKRQKRKRAQDNVGDDEDEDVDENAWNGSQAQGEVERSDCKNVRWHNFLIEQKFAGMLAKLGALRLEEQAQELDRGTLTNKVTDDWTVENLPQKMSTRMQCVMGLIEWFWIGNPKPVALLEDGTLDKARLVQEPLPSKKPRKFLIYVEFQQHQALIAKMLTLKEKDYVTYNGSMATTKRQRSVEKFANDPSCRIMIISNVGSAGLNLVEASVVIIVSSVWSGLELDQIMGRVDRPGQLRDVAVYNIMAPEGIDLALNVYADSKAQLSNHFLSSQRTLQTVYLEIAQPHSNDHDELDLEEIPAVPSTKGTKPSTSKAGPRKRKSQNEQYSQDANAVQKLALAKALGSQVSGAPSSNLVPTTQSMQPLPTLSTGSTEQTDELLISQGVPTTTPNAIGGRTMVASSQQKTKFHAKKARLGHSSSDPSLVAAATAQPSQPLSATGPILAPAKKRTAPSMDPPSSMPTRTDPAASGSSSRQAPIVPRPSGSAQPRAATATPEQLLQLQPGSSSTAPTTSGHSVVTGGGSSQRKVFRLKASKLSASNHSVDAKK